The proteins below are encoded in one region of Lactuca sativa cultivar Salinas chromosome 3, Lsat_Salinas_v11, whole genome shotgun sequence:
- the LOC111918782 gene encoding oligopeptide transporter 7 yields the protein MEENSSDEIRAPLIQPVYNDGDASLPSSSSPTDMTGLKKMEEEENSPIKQVALTVPTTDDASLPVLTFRMWVLGTLSCALLSFLNQFFWYRTEPLSITAISAQIAVVPLGQLMAARITDRVFFKGSRWEFTMNPGPFNVKEHVLITIFANSGAGTVYAIHVVTGVKIFYKQQMTFFVSLIVVLTTQVLGFGWAGIFRRYLVEPAEMWWPSNLVQVSLFRALHEKEKRPKGGLTRTQFFLIAFICSFAYYIFPGYLFQMLTSLSWVCWIFPSSIMAQQIGSGLHGLGIGAIGLDWSSISAYLGSPLASPWFATANVAAGFFMVMYIITPLAYWFNLYNAKNFPFFSDGLFTADGQEYNITAIIDENFHFDNDAYQKEGPLYLSTFFAMTYGVGFAALSSMVVHVFLFHGSEIWEQSRSSFKDRKMDIHTKLMSKYKQVPEWWFWCILVVNISLTVFACEYYNDQLQLPWWGVILACAIAIFFTLPIGILTAITNQAPGLNIITEYIIGYIYPGYPVANMCFKVYGYISMTQAVTFLQDFKLGHYMKIPPRSMFMAQIVGTLIAALVYLCTAWWLMETIPDICTPASDVWTCPSDHVFYDASVIWGLIGPRKIFGDQGTYSMINWAFLMGAIAPVLVWLAHRAFPTQHWITLINMPVLIGATGSMPPATAVNYTAWIFVGFLSGFVMFRYRPDLWQRHNYVLSGALDAGLAFMGVLLYLCLGLENIGLDWWGNDLDGCPLASCPTAPGVFVDGCPALQY from the exons ATGGAAGAAAATTCTTCCGATGAGATCCGAGCTCCGCTCATACAACCTGTCTACAACGACGGAGATGCCTCTCTTCCGTCGTCCTCGTCACCGACGGACATGACAGGACTGAAGAAGATGGAGGAGGAGGAGAATTCTCCGATCAAGCAGGTGGCGTTGACCGTACCTACCACCGACGATGCATCCCTTCCAGTTCTCACCTTCCGAATGTGGGTCCTCGGGACGCTTTCCTGCGCCCTTTTGTCTTTCCTCAACCAGTTCTTCTGGTACCGAACCGAGCCTCTTAGCATCACCGCCATCTCCGCTCAGATCGCCGTCGTTCCACTCGGTCAACTCATGGCGGCCAGAATCACTGATCGTGTGTTCTTCAAAGGGTCACGTTGGGAGTTCACCATGAACCCTGGCCCATTCAATGTGAAGGAACATGTGTTGATCACCATATTTGCAAACTCGGGGGCAGGGACTGTGTATGCGATTCACGTGGTTACAGGTGTGAAGATCTTCTACAAACAGCAGATGACTTTCTTTGTATCATTGATCGTTGTTCTTACCACTCag GTGCTGGGGTTTGGATGGGCTGGAATATTCAGAAGGTATCTGGTGGAGCCAGCTGAGATGTGGTGGCCATCTAATCTCGTCCAAGTTTCGTTGTTCAG GGCTTTGCATGAGAAAGAAAAACGACCCAAAGGGGGATTAACACGTACCCAATTCTTCCTGATTGCCTTCATTTGTAGCTTCGCATACTACATATTCCCTGGCTATCTTTTCCAAATGTTAACGTCTCTCTCATGGGTCTGCTGGATCTTCCCTTCATCAATCATGGCCCAACAAATAGGATCCGGACTCCATGGGCTCGGAATAGGTGCTATTGGGCTCGATTGGTCCAGTATCTCAGCATACCTCGGAAGCCCATTAGCAAGCCCATGGTTCGCCACTGCCAATGTCGCCGCCGGTTTCTTCATGGTCATGTATATCATCACTCCCCTCGCCTACTGGTTCAACCTCTACAACGCCAAAAACTTCCCCTTCTTCTCCGATGGCTTATTCACCGCCGACGGCCAAGAGTACAACATTACAGCCATCATCGACGAAAATTTTCACTTCGATAACGACGCTTATCAGAAAGAAGGTCCTCTCTATCTCAGCACTTTCTTCGCCATGACTTATGGCGTCGGATTCGCTGCTCTCTCCTCCATGGTCGTTCATGTCTTTCTCTTCCATGGAAG TGAGATATGGGAGCAAAGCAGATCGAGTTTCAAAGATAGGAAAAtggatatacacacaaaactcatgaGCAAATACAAACAGGTGCCTGAATGGTGGTTCTGGTGTATACTCGTTGTGAACATTAGTCTCACTGTATTCGCTTGCGAGTATTACAACGATCAGCTCCAGTTGCCATGGTGGGGTGTCATTTTAGCTTGTGCGATCGCCATTTTCTTCACTCTCCCAATCGGCATTCTCACAGCCATTACTAACCAG GCTCCGGGATTGAATATCATCACGGAATATATAATCGGGTACATTTATCCGGGATATCCAGTCGCAAATATGTGCTTCAAGGTGTATGGTTACATCAGCATGACGCAAGCAGTGACTTTCCTTCAAGATTTCAAGCTGGGACATTACATGAAGATCCCACCAAGATCTATGTTCATGGCACAGATTGTGGGAACCCTGATAGCGGCTTTAGTGTACTTATGCACCGCATGGTGGTTAATGGAGACGATTCCGGACATCTGTACACCGGCATCTGACGTGTGGACTTGCCCAAGTGACCACGTGTTCTACGATGCGTCAGTGATATGGGGTTTGATTGGTCCACGGAAGATCTTTGGAGACCAAGGAACCTACAGCATGATCAATTGGGCTTTTCTGATGGGAGCAATAGCTCCGGTGCTGGTGTGGTTAGCCCACAGGGCTTTTCCGACGCAACATTGGATCACACTGATAAACATGCCGGTGTTGATCGGTGCGACGGGGAGTATGCCACCGGCTACGGCGGTGAACTACACAGCTTGGATATTTGTAGGGTTTTTATCGGGATTTGTGATGTTCAGATATAGGCCGGATTTGTGGCAACGACATAATTATGTGCTGTCAGGAGCGTTGGATGCAGGGTTGGCGTTTATGGGGGTTTTGTTGTATCTTTGTTTAGGGTTGGAGAACATTGGTTTGGATTGGTGGGGGAATGATCTTGATGGCTGCCCTCTAGCTTCTTGCCCTACAGCTCCTGGTGTTTTCGTCGACGGTTGCCCTGCTTTGCAATACTGA